ACAGAAGTATGTGATTGGGAGTTAGGGCTTCTAAATCTTGTGGGTCATCAGATACCTTTGTTATAGGCCGGCTGTTGAGAATTGCCTCtacttcacagaaaacagtgGTTAGGCCTTCATCATCTAAAGTTTGCTGCTTCAATACTGAACATAAGACATGCCTTATCATTCGGATGAGGCGTTCCCAGAACCCACCATGGTGAGAGGCAGTGGGGGGATTGAAGCTCCACTGAACTCCGTCCTTCCTTAGAGTTTGTTGGATCTTTCTGTGTTCCATGGCTTGAAGTGCTtctctcagctctctctctgcacctacAAGGTTAGTGCCATGATCTGATCTCATGTGTTGTGCTGTGCCTCTTCGACACAAAAAACGTCTGATGGCATTGATGCAAGAGTCTGTGGTTAAAGAACAGGCCACCTCCAGATGTACTGCTCGGCTGGTCATGCAGGTAAAGATGACGCCATACCTTTTCAGCATGCTCCTGCCCCTTCTCACCTCAAAAGGGCCGAAGTAGTCAAGACCAACATTCGTAAATGGTGGCAAGTCTGTGACAAGTCTTTCCCCTGGCAGATCAGCCATCTTTTGTTCACCAggttttcctctgttctttctgcaagtcacacagtgagagagaaccTTTCGTGCAGCAGTGTTTGCCTTTACAATCCAGTATGTTTTTCGTACCTGGGATAGCATATGGTTCcttcctccatgtccagtttGAGCATGGATGTGGCGCAGGATCAGAGTGGACACGTGGTGGTCTTTGGCCAGAATGGCAGGGTGTTTCCTTTCCTCCGGCATTGCTGATCTCCTTAGACGCCCACCCACTCTGAGGATGCCACCATCCAGCACCGGATCCAGTCTGTAGATGCTGCTGCCTTTTCTCACACAGGATGCTCCCTCTTGCAGCATGCTGATTTCCTGTGGGAAACTTTGTCTCTGCACATAGGTAAGTATTgtattttctgctctttttagatcttcagctgttattgattCTTTCATGTCACACTTAACTGACCTTGTGTTTATTCTGGTTGCCTTTTGATACTGACAGTCTTTCTTTGAGTCCTTTCTTTTCTGCACCAAGTTCCTCAATGCATTCTTCACTTTCATTATCCATGCAACAGCTACTCTCAACTTCAGCCAATCTGAAAAGTAATTGAGTAACTTGTCTGTGGGCCTTTCCTCACATGTCTGCATGATGGAATTAACTGTTACAGATTTTCTGACCTCTGGGTCATCCATACAAAGCTGACTCCTGTCTATTGGTTCATTTGGCCAATCCTCTTCTGatgaccagaggaactctggtCCACAGATCCATCTTTGATTCCTCATGAACCTCTCTGCACTCACACCTCTAGAGCAGTCGTCAGCAGGGTTTCGCTTTGTGTTAATATGTCTCCACTGAGACACTTGTGTGGCTTCCCTAATCCTAGATGTCCTATTCGCCACATAGGTGTGGAAGCGAGTGTGGTCATTTGAGATGTATTTTAACACAGCTGTACTGTCAGACCAAAACACTGACTTATCTCTTGTTGATGGTAGTTCTGCTTTGAGCATTCTGTCCACTTTGACTGACAAAGCTGCTGCGGCTAGCTCCAGCCTCGGGATGGTCTGCCTTTTTAATGGAGCTACTCTCGCTTTGCCCATCAAGAATGCTACATGGACTTTTCCCTTTGCGTTAGTCATTCTGAGATAGCTGGCTGTTCCATAGCCTAGCTCACTGGCATCAGAGAAATGGTGGATCTGGCTGTGCACTGACTCACCAAAATGACTTGGCTTGAAACAGCGTGGTACCTCAAAGCCTTCAAGCATTGACAGACTGCTGTTCCAATTTGTCCACTGCTCCGATAGAGTGAGGGGAATGGTCACGTCCCATCCAAAGTTCTGTCTGCAAAGTTCCTGCAACAACAGTTTAGCTGGCAAAGTAAGTGGACACAGAAAGCCTAAGGGGTCGTATATTGAGCTTACCATGGATAGGATGCCCCTTCTGGTAAGTGCACGTTCACTGATTGTGCTGTTGAACTTAAAGGAGTCACCTTGCACGCACCATTGAAGTCCTAAGGCTCTCTCCATGGGCAATTGATCTTTGTTCAAGTCCAATTTCTTTACCTCTTTGGCTCTGTCCTCTGGTGGAACAGTAGCAAGGACAGCTCTGCTGTTGCTTATCCACTTTGATAAATGAAATCCTCCTCGGTGACAGACTGTGGTGAGGTTTGAGATCAGCTCTACTGCTTCCTTTTCTGTGGACACAGATTTTAAACAATCATCCACATAAAAGTTCTGCAATATTGTCTTTGTTACCTCAGGAGGGAAGTTGCCTGCATTGTCCTCTGCAGTCTTTCTGAGTGCAAAGTTTGCAATGCTGGGTGAAGAGACCGCTCCAAATAAATGAACAGTCATTCGGAATTCTGCAGGAGCATCATCCACATTTCCATGTGGCCACCAAAAGAAGCGCAAGAAGTCTGTATCaccttctgtgaccttgacctgatGGAACATGGCCTGTATGTCTGCCATCAGTGCTACTGGCTCTTTTCGGAAACGTGTGAGCACTCCTATCAGTGTGCTTGTCAGATTTGGGCCCTGGAGTAGTTCAGAGTTGAGGGATGTCCCCTGAAATGTTGCACTGCAATCGAACACTACTCTGATGGTCTTCTTCTTTGGGTGATATACCCCATGATGAGGGATATACCAAACTTTCCCATGAGTTCTGTTCACCTGTGCTGGGGGAACCATTTCAGCATAGCCCTTATGAATGACATCATTCAGGAACTCTCTGTACTCCTTTTGATAATTCAGATCTCTTTTGAACTTCCTTTTCAGATTCAAAAGGCGTTGTTCTGCAATCACACGGTTGTTAGGCATCGTAACTTTATCAGCTTTAAAAGGTAAGTTAATGCAGTAGTGACCCTCTATCACTTTAACAGATTCATTGGCAATGTTCAAGAACTTCTTGTCATCTACTGACATTTCACTCTTTTCATCATATGCTCTCTCAATGAAATCAGTGTTGTATTGACTCACCAGAAGTTCTTGCAGGTTAACCAGGGAGATCCTATTAACAGTCACTGTGGTCTTGTCCACACCTTTACTGCATCCTCCCAATGGACCATTGACTACCCATCCTAGTAGGGTTTTTACAGCATAGGGCCCATCTTCTTGTGAGTTGATCACCTGCCAGGGTTCCATCAAATTTGCTGCATTCATGCCAATTAGTAAATCAATGTCAGAGTCTATTTGTAGTAATTGAACTTCACTGATATAAGGCCATTTCCTTAAATCCGCCTGTGTTGGGATGTCGTCCTTTGTCACTGGCATAGACCTTTGAGTGAAGACCTCAGGTAAAGGAAAGAAATTGTTACTTTTCAGTTCGCACACTTCTAGACCTGACACCAACAAACTCTTGACAGGCCGTTCTTGTGCCATTGTTTTTAGCAAAACAGTTGTTGGTTTCCCTTCCAGACTCAATTTCTGCGCCAGCCTCTCCGTGCAGAATGTTGCTGAACTGCCTGGATCGAGAAAAgcataagtttgaatgattctgTTGCCTTTCACAGACTTCACTTGAACAGGTAAGATTGAAAGTGCACATTTAGAGTTCCCGGCCCCATTATGCCGACAAACATTGGACTTCACCTCTTTGATATTCTTTGGTGACTCTGCTAACTTTGAGGTCTCACCTTTGACCTGAAAGTTGATGTGAAGCACACTGGGATGGCTTCGGTTGCAGATGTTGCATGACAGACGCGCATGACAGTCTTTGCTTCTGTGTCCTATACGCAAGCATCCAAAACAGAGTGCCTTTTCCTTTAAAAGATTCAActtttccctgtgtgttttcttcttgaaGTCAGAGCAGTGCTCCAGACTGTGAGCACCATCACAGCAGAGGCATGGGGATTTGACATCACTGTCCATTTTTGAAGTCACTGGAGTGGTTACTGCCGCCACATTAGCTGCATAATTAACCTTGGGCCTAAACATGGGCTTGCTTTCCTCTGGCCTTTTACTCCTACTAGCAACTGAATCTTGGATTTCTCCAAATACTGGGTTGGAACATATCTTTGCCTGTTTCTCAATGAACTGTACAAGATCTGCAAATGTTATCCTGCTGTTGCCATCCAGTTTCTCCTGAGCTTTAGTCCTCCACTTATCCCGAAACTTGTAGGGTAATTTCATGACTAAGGCTTTCAAGGTAGATGCAACATTCAGTTCACTCATGTAATCCAGTTTTGTCATGGCATTACAGCATCCTTTCAGAAACAGAGCATAGTCATTCAATGCCTTTGGGTCTTCAGGCTTCAGGATAGGCCAATTAAGAGCTTTCTTAATGTAAGCGGTGGAAATTTTAAACTCATTGCCAAAATGTTCCTGTAACAAGCGTTTGGCTCTGAGATAACCCTGATCTCCATCCATGTGCTGACAGCTCTTTACTAGGTCCCTAGCTTGGCCCTTTGTATATTGTTCAAGGTAAAACAATCTGTCTTGTCCattgtctgttttcctctcaatGTTATGTTCAAAAGAGTTCATAAATGACCTAAACTCTAAGATATCTCCATCAAAGACAGTAACACTTTTAGGTGGCAATGTAGATAATTGCTGCTGTCTGAGAAGCATAGACGTGATTTCATTTTGTCTATTCAAGATCGCAATTAGACTAATGGGATCTACATTGTCCTGTAATGACCTGTACTGCCCTTGTTCAGGCAGCATAGGACCTGCCATGTCTTTCCCGGAGTTTACAAGATCAACCAGCGGTCTGTATTCTGTACTGAGCTCAACTTTGTCAGAGTGATCAATGGATTTCTCCTTAATAAGTTTCAGAACATCATTACCTCCTTGAGTTGCACGATCTGCCTGTAGATTCAATGTAGACTGTGACCTTTGATCTGGACCCACGGCCTCTGGGGTTTCCTGGAGTAACCAGTGTCCTCTATAGTCACCCAGTTCACCTTGTCTGCTGCGTGCTTGAAACAAAGGTATGTGTTTCACTTGATCCTTTGGTCGAACAATCCTTTCCTCAAATATGTTGGTTGTGTGAGCCACTTGTTGCAGTGTGTCGATGTTGTCGAGTTCCAGGTTCCTTTCCTCGAAGTACACATTCATGCCATCAGCTGGGGTAGAAGCCACTTGCTCCTCAGCACCAGCATACACTGCAAGCCTGGCATTTGTAGCAGACAATTCAGCTTCAAAAGTCAAAGTCTCCACTTGCCTTCtaattttttctcctttttcttctaaAGCTTGCCTTTCTTTCATAGCATCAGCCTTTGCTAAAAGTGCTGCCCTCTCAGCCTGTGCCACCAGACGAGCTGAAGCTGAACTTGATATTGAACTTTTAGATCCCCTACTAACTGAAGAGATGCTGTCTTTGGGACTAATTTCACAAAGAGCTTCAGTTTCCAATATGGCTGACCATGctgttgattctcaaactcaaacatttctctttgcCTTTCAGAATCAACAGCATGGTCAGCCATATTGGAAACTGAAGCTCTTTGTTCAGCTTGACAAACTCAAAgtccttttttcttcaaaaatataaatcaatattcAACAAAAATGATTCTTCTTCAGGCAATAAACAAGATTCCTTTAAAGTTTCTTCATACACATACCGATTTCTGCAGATTCAGTTGGATTCAATCTTGGTCCTCTACCACTCCCGAGTGGCACATGCACCTGAATTCAGACTTGAACTTCCTTTGTTccagtatccatccatccaatgtTGCTTTTTTTACCAAGGTCATCCATCCAAGGCACTTTTTTTGACTAATtgtagcagcaatttctattttactgctactggtggctgagttgggtttgatcctgacacatgtataaaagatgaggagtagaggttTGTCCGGTTGGTCCCTTTGgccatttattgtagaaaaaagatggtttacaaattgcttgaaacaaactaaatacattcaactaaagagtctctcgtagagcacattgaacgtcacaaaacatggtcaaaaaagtgttgcctcgctcagccacgcccagatgctcttgtggctggctctttaagcctttcctcttggctccacccttcgcctctcaggttcagttcaggcgTCCTGTAGGTGGGGTAAAAACACCTACAGacagtgtcactctcacacacacacacacacacgcatggctaataaagaaagataacaaaggTTAATATGGCTCCTACAGTAAGGGTGGTACCATTTCCAGAACTTGGAAGGCCGAAATAACTAGTAGGCTATGTGAAAgacccagaaacacaaatatgcgacgaggcaaaaaaaaataaaaaattaatattttttttgcgACAATGCAAAATACCGGACGTTTTTGGAATCCCTGCCGGACGCATTTTTTAGGTCTTGAAAAGAGGACATGTCCGGGAAAAAGAGGACGTCTGGTCACCCTATGTTACCTTAGTGGAAAAAGTCAGAAGTTTTAGCTAAAAGCTAAGCTATCACATATGTCCGTGTCACTACTTTGGGAATTCTTAGCAGATCTTCTTTTACTTACATCtttctggaaaaacaaaacagtaatgTGGGACCAGGTCTACGAGAAACAGGGTTGGAAAAAGGAAGAGAGCAAGTAGAGTAGAGGGGAgagttgttaaaaaaaactttttctcTAGCGATGAAGCTTAGTTAGAGTGCGAGGGTGTTTCAGAGGGACACTAGTTGGGCTATGGAGTACCATGAGAACATGAGGGCGTGGAATTCAATGGAGCAGAAGGGTTCTGCTACTGAGAAACATTAGGAGTTCCAGTATACTTGCTCCCTTCCTCCAGCGACGCAAGCACCAACTGGATCCCTAACAATCATACAGGTATCCTTTAAGTTAGCTTACTGGGACTATGTACACTCAGGCACAGGTTTACACAAACCACAGGCCTAACAGAAAACTGATTGATCCAATAGAGCCAACCTGGATCAACCCACCCACCCCAATGCTCAATTATAACAATCACCCCGTCCCCCGCGACATCTTGTATAGTGTGGAGCTCAGCGGATGGTGTATCGGACATAGGGCACTTCCACGTTTTCATCATACATGTCGTCACAGCATAGCTCTAACACCACGGCTTTCACATGCTGTCCCAGCTTCTTTTTGGACACCTTAGTCACGATCTCCGTCATCCTATGAGACAAAGGTAAATACCATTAGAGCAACAAATTAAACACTAGCATTTAACATGACTCAGTAAAGTTATCTACTCACGGCAGGTCCAGTCTCTCTCTGAGTTTTtcaggagacaggaaggaggaatAGAGCATGGACACTCCCTGAGAAAGCATGGTGACATCCAAATTGTACTTTGTCTAATGAGTGACAGAAGACAGATGGGGTTTGTTAATTGTAGGCCAGAAATCACATGTCAACAAACTGAGGAGGGGAGTTGATGAGAACGTACTTTAAAGTAGAACAAGAACTGTCGAAGTGTCATCTCCTCCCCGTTGGGCTGCACACCTGTGACCTCAAAGCGATCCCACAACGTCCAATCAATTTCAAAGTACTGCAAAAACATGAAGTGGGGGGTTATGAGATGCTGATGTCGGTTACACAAAGCCACGATGAGTTTTCATTAAACAGAAGCTACTGACTGACGTCTAtgccaaaatgaaaaatgtaaagtcaTAAAACAGAAAGCTTTTAGAGAATGTATTCTCCTCAGCCCACACTGATCTCATCAGCGTGAGAAGGTCAGTTGAACTCACTTGCACCCAGGCAGGCAAACTGCATCTGCCTGGTGCATCAGTATTAGCATGGCTGGATCATCATCGGAGTTCAAAACATGTAATGACTATCTATGGTTACCCTTGTAGAGAGGATACTATGAAtagggattttttttccccacagtGGGGACACATGTGACTGCTCAATATCTTAACAGCTCAAACAAGTAAATGGCTACCTTGTGTTTAGGAGCAGCAATGGGTTCAGAAAAGGCAAAGAAAGGCAGGGCCAAGTTCATGAAGCCATTCTTGAACGATTCTAGCTTCTTGTGACCTTGGACAATCTTGATGAGCTCCAGACACACCAGGCCCACCACTGCAGCCGTGGTAGTGGCCATGGCAGGAATGATCTTGCCAGCTATCAGTTTGCTCTGGGTTGGAGGATGAAGAATtaagcagcaaaaaaaacaaaaacaggagacAACTTGCAGTAAAAGAACATtaacaatgaaagaaaatgccAGGATTAAAACTAAATGGGCGCGCCCaccttgtgtctgtctgtcgggGGAATGTCGTAGTTCTCTGCTCTCAGGTTGGATGCTGCCACAATGAAGTCCATGTGGAAGTTTGTGTCATCATCCTGTTACCGACAGGTCAAAGACAATCATTAGTTTTGTTTATATCTAGCAGCCATGAGGATAATACACAggcaaaacacatttatcagaGGAAAGCCATGTGTACCTTCTCAAAGTCGATGGCACAGAGTTTGAACTGTGAAGTCTCGGGGGAAGGCAGCCTGACCTTTAGCTGCTCCAGTCTTGAGACATCTAATATACCGAGAGATTAGTAGTCACATTCTACTCAAAGCATCCTTAATGACGCCAGACTATGGCCTTAATTTGTAAACTACTAAAAGCAATAAATCATTTCACATAAAACAAGTCCTTGGCAGAAAATATTACTTTTGCAAATGCGAATTTAAGAGATTTGAGCGTCTCACCAACAGAGGAATTACTATTCTGCAGGTCCTGATCAGAGACATGGATTTTAACTCCTAAACGAGGGGTAAAGGTCGACACCTTGACCTCCTGCAAGATCTTGACCACACCTGCACGATCAGTGCTGCCTGGGAGGCCATATGTCTGAGCAAACAGGTTTGCCCCAGCCACAACATAATCCATGTGCAGCTCCTACAATGAAAGCAATTCTGTTACCAGCTGGAATCTGAATAGATTAGTAAAAAGCAGATAATGCATCAAGTAGGTGCTCTTAAAAATAATAGACTGATACTTGCATTGCTAGTGCTGAAGTCTAGGTGGTGAGGACACCTCTTTGGGCCTGACCAGAAGGGGGCACCAGATCTGGTGGGCTGAAAGACAGATGATAAACTTGCCTTACAAGCACAGAAATGCAAAAACTTAAAGAAAAATAGGCCTTTGGGTTGTTGTAGACGGACAGAAGAAATAACAGGAAATTAATAGATGAAAGGTCAGTAAAATCATGGCGCTCCATCAACACATGCATCTTGATTcaataaacagtttaaaaagcttaCACATTATCTACCGATTCTAGACAAATATAGGCAGTACAAATATCAGAAAAGACTTATATCCACCAAGCAGTGATCTCAATGTGTACCTGATCTAGGGGGAGGTTGTGCAGTAGCTGACGGATGTTGTTGCTGTATTGGCACTGCCAGTGGTTGCGTGCCCAGGCTACGCAGTCGGCCCAGCTGTGGGGGCAGTCTGCGACGAGACTCTTGTAGACAGCCTCCAGCACCTCTTCAGGCTGAGCTCCAGGCAGCTTCAGAGTACGCTCCATGAACTGAGGATCTCTGAAAGAACAATGATCATAGATCCAATAAGCTGGAGAAAACCATGTGAAGAGCTGTTACCATTGGATGGGATATTGTTTCCTCCCAGTTTAAATATGGTCAAACATACCACAAGGTAGAACATTTTCACAAGTGGCAATTCTATTCTAAGTGTTTAAGATATGTTATTCAATCTTGCCAAGCATTTACAAGTAATGAAGAGTTCCCCAACACTTGGAGACATCACCACCAACTAATAGATGTGAAAAGAAATGATCTAGGTTTATTGATGCAAAGAGGAATCACTTTGAACAAATCTTACATTTGGATAACTACAGTTCTGCCATAAAGTCACTTTTGGATGTAAAGAATGCAACTCACGAGAGGTACTGCAGGGCATTCTCTGGTGGCAGTTTGAATAATCCCTCAAATTCCTCACGGGCCCACTGAAGAGAAGAAGATATTTACAACAGATCAATATTAGTCAATTCATAGTCAGAAGCACAATATGAAACTGGAAAATTAAATTACTGGTTTCTCaatttaaatcacattgtgaACAGATAGCATTGTCTTTAAACAATACATATTTATTGCAATTTCAAAACATTCACTATGTGGTAATCTTTAACATTGTTATGAGCATCTCTGAGTTCACcgacctgcagtgtgtgttcaaTAGCATTTGGGAAGTTCTTCAGGGTACAGATGGGGATGGATTTCTCCGGTGGGTCTTGGCTGGAGCTGTATGACTCTGTGAGGAAGGGGATCACAACCTGGACGTTGCCTTTGTTGCCAAGAGTACCAGACTCCAGTAAGGGTTTACGGTAGTACACACACCTCCGATCCATGTACAAGCCTAATGGGCAAAAACAGAGGGAGTGGGAATTAGAAAATCAGATTGGAGCAGTTGACCATGCCACCGGGGTCTCCcaaacacacagccagagatgGTACCGTTGCTCTGCAGTATACTTTAACACAAGTAAGGAAACAAAGTCGGAACTAAGCACAACTAACAACCTTTTCAGGCTCGTGTCGCTTCACATGTTTGCGTCAGCTCTGCAGCCTGAGGATCAGCTCTCAACCGCGCTGACTGATCCTCTGGTCCACGTGGAGGTGTTCTCCCAGCCACCTCCATGCCCACATATCCCCATCGCCAAATTAAAGCCAGGACGCCATCAGGCCTGACCTACTCCACCTTCCCACCGGCTAGGAGAGGAAGccgtctcccacacacagctaGAGATAGTACTGTTGCATACTTGATCACACGTGAGGAAAAAAAGTCTTAACTTAACATAAATTGTCCGACTTATAACCTCCCCAGGTTCGTGGTGCAGCTCTTCCCATGTGCCTGTCCCCCTGTCGACTGCTGCCTTTTAAGCCTGAGgatcaatcagctaacagctctcacctgcgctgaTTGATCATCTGGTATAAGTGGTGCTCTCAGAAAATCCTAAACATTctgtaaaaaaagatttaaataattgaagTTTCCGCGACACTTACGTGCATCTACATTGTCCAGTGCGTTGGTCACTCCATCGAGGCTTTCAAAGAAGGCGTCGTCAAAGATCCTCTCCGTGTCGGGGCCCACTCTGTTCTGGTGACCTGTGATCCTGATGGACGGGTTCATCTGCTTCACTGCCGCTGCTCCAGTATCGCTCTTCATTTTCTatcatcacacatacacacaaatacattaaaatagtGACCTTTTCCCTTTCTCTTCAAATACTAAGAATCACACTGCAACAGGAGGGGTGGTTAATTGTGTTCACACTTGATTACTTGACCGAATGGTTAATGGTGTTCCAGTAAAAATCTGTACTTTGAACATTTCATAAATCACCACTTGATAAACCAATATTAATCTTCCACACCTAGAATGAACCTACCCACTATCTAATGCTGATATCATCCATTAGCAGCAGTTGCATTAACACAATCAATTGCAATGAACAGGAAATccaatgaaatattaaattcgATCAATAAAGGGACAAGTTATGTCCACGACCTACTTTGTATCCACCAAAAAAGGTAAATACTGACCGTCACGTCTGAGGGTCTGAAGAGGAACTGTCTCCACCAAAAAAGGTAAATACTGACCGTCACGTCTGAGGGTCTGAAGAGGAACTGTCTGTTGAGGTTGGACTTCTCTATGGTGTCCATGTCCGTCACAATGACCTCGCCCTCTCCGCAGGCCAGTCCAATCATCGCAAAGTTTTTCATCAGTTCACAGCCAATGGCCCCAGCTCCAACCTGGGAGGATTACAGGTCACTCAGTAAAGATACAAAAGCCGTGCTCCATTTTCTGTATGTTCAGACACAATTTAACAAACCTAGTATTAAACCCTTCACTTTGGAAAAATCAAGGTTTTATTAACACATTCCTTATTGCCAGACAAGAGCCATAGTTTAACAGCAAGACTGGTAATAACCCGTTTTCATTATTGCCAAAAGATCCCATGAACATTATCTTCACGTTTACACTGAGAAGAGAGATTAAAAAATAAGGGTCCATGTTAGGAAATCATTTTTAAGGATTAGGATGTGGATATTTTTGTGAATATTGCGAAAAAATTCCATTAAAAGAACGAAACAaagtttttggtttattttgctAGAAGATTAAGAAGCAATAAAGAAGCGTTTTATCTACTACTTCATTATTTACTGATGTTTTTAAGTCTTTAGACAACATAGAGATTTATGGAAAAGAGGAATATCTCCCATCAGGTTTAGGTTACAGGGAAGTCTAGTTAACAGGATCAgggtttttatcttttcatgGGATTATGTTGGcaataaagaaacagaaaatgtatgcCCTTATCCATTAAATCTCCCTTAGCAACAGTATGTCAGGAGATATTAGAACATTTTCGATTGGGTAACTCACCAGGAAGTAGCGTTGTTTGGCAAGCAAATCCTGCAGCTTGGTGCCAAAAACTGCAATCTGCCCATCATAGCGACAGTTCCTCTGGGAGAAaagcaaagaggaagaaaagggttTAACATCATGGTTTATCACTCTGGTGCGCGTCCGTCATCAGTATCATTGTGTGTGATTTAATAAGAACACCTACAGGGGCACATTCTTCCTCGGTGAGTGTGACTCCTTCCTCTTCGGCCAAACACTCCAGGGCATCAAAATACAGCCACTGCATTATTGGCATAAATTTTCCTGTGCATGCCTAAATAAGAGAGAACATGTCAAAAGAAGCATTAGAGAACGCAGAGAATTTTGTTCAGGGGAGTTAGCAACATAGGCCCAAACATGTCCATCTGATAAAAGTAAATCCACAGTGATAACATAgattactgaaaataaaataaaaaataatacattacaGGAAAAATTGAGCTCCATATCACACCACTGACCTTGATCACTTCCTGCGCTGCCAGACCTCCAATAAATCCATTAACAGGGGCCAGGTCACCAGCAGAAACATATGACAACTTTTTGATAAGAGCGTCATCCAACTGCTCCACTTTGGCGGAGCCGACCTGGGCAGAGTTCACCTCCCTGGTTAATGTCAATAACTCTTCACCATcagcctggaaaaacacagttCAGAAGGTTGGACATGTTACAAAACTACAATGACAATACTAACTCACTAACTTGTATTGACTGATTGATATTTACTGTTTGCAAGGACAAGCTAATTAGCTTCTGCAGACCCATATTGACAACATTACTAACACCAAGCTACCTATAAATCTAAACGAAGTCAATTGAGCCATATCAAAACAAGGAAGgtaggtgttttt
This is a stretch of genomic DNA from Limanda limanda chromosome 19, fLimLim1.1, whole genome shotgun sequence. It encodes these proteins:
- the LOC133026067 gene encoding ubiquitin-like modifier-activating enzyme 1 → MAENINDLEIDEGLYSRQLYVLGHDAMKRMQNSNVLISGMRGLGVEIAKNVILAGVRSVTVHDQGVAEWRDLSSQFYLREEDLGKNRAEVSQHRLAELNSYVPVTAYTGELTEDSMTKFQVVVLTNSNLEEQQQVGDLCHSKGIKLIIADTRGLFGQLFCDFGDEMVVYDTNGEKPLSAMISLITKDNQAVVTCDTRHGFDSGDSVTFTDVQGMTELNGCQRVEIKVLGPYTFSICDTTGFTDYVRGGIVSQVKMPKKIAFKSISSSLAEPEFVMTDFAKFYRPGQLHVGFQAIHAFQKKHNHLPVPWNQADGEELLTLTREVNSAQVGSAKVEQLDDALIKKLSYVSAGDLAPVNGFIGGLAAQEVIKACTGKFMPIMQWLYFDALECLAEEEGVTLTEEECAPRNCRYDGQIAVFGTKLQDLLAKQRYFLVGAGAIGCELMKNFAMIGLACGEGEVIVTDMDTIEKSNLNRQFLFRPSDVTKMKSDTGAAAVKQMNPSIRITGHQNRVGPDTERIFDDAFFESLDGVTNALDNVDARLYMDRRCVYYRKPLLESGTLGNKGNVQVVIPFLTESYSSSQDPPEKSIPICTLKNFPNAIEHTLQWAREEFEGLFKLPPENALQYLSDPQFMERTLKLPGAQPEEVLEAVYKSLVADCPHSWADCVAWARNHWQCQYSNNIRQLLHNLPLDQPTRSGAPFWSGPKRCPHHLDFSTSNELHMDYVVAGANLFAQTYGLPGSTDRAGVVKILQEVKVSTFTPRLGVKIHVSDQDLQNSNSSVDVSRLEQLKVRLPSPETSQFKLCAIDFEKDDDTNFHMDFIVAASNLRAENYDIPPTDRHKSKLIAGKIIPAMATTTAAVVGLVCLELIKIVQGHKKLESFKNGFMNLALPFFAFSEPIAAPKHKYFEIDWTLWDRFEVTGVQPNGEEMTLRQFLFYFKTKYNLDVTMLSQGVSMLYSSFLSPEKLRERLDLPMTEIVTKVSKKKLGQHVKAVVLELCCDDMYDENVEVPYVRYTIR